The proteins below come from a single Holdemania massiliensis genomic window:
- a CDS encoding M14 family zinc carboxypeptidase, translating to MADFIQKLIDNIPDYQQFLTVDEMDENSKKLAAEFPDIVEIFEAGKSRKGHPIYCLKIGKGSRNALMFGCPHPNEPMGAMLLEYFSRALAEDEGLRSELDYTWYLIKSIDLDGTQLNEGWFKGPITLTNFTRHYFRPAGYEQVEWNFPFHYKNYTYDTPIPETVCLMNLIDKIQPQFMYSLHNAGFGGTYWYLTREIPELWDKLYAATAKQDIPLHLGEPEVNYITPFSQAIYPMITSKDTYDYNEKFGKVAPEKLMSTGTSSADYALQQGYDTTTLVTELPYFYEPRIQSDKLMDFSRREAALKGREILHENRKAVKAYYDQIADLISDDNGFAKMVSNGYEHFEEDYRQECDFIRQDPNYEEPCKESEAFDNLEIPKYRVLHQWSLLIRACEHELAKNPTPEAAARLQRVHEEGEAEFAKRAEIAEKELHYQVIPIRKLIAVQLESGMLVADYLQKNR from the coding sequence ATGGCTGATTTTATTCAAAAACTGATCGACAATATTCCTGATTATCAACAATTTCTTACCGTTGATGAAATGGATGAAAATTCAAAAAAACTAGCTGCCGAATTTCCGGATATCGTAGAAATTTTTGAAGCTGGAAAATCCCGCAAAGGGCATCCGATCTACTGCCTGAAGATCGGTAAGGGAAGCCGCAATGCGCTGATGTTCGGCTGTCCGCATCCCAATGAACCGATGGGAGCCATGCTGCTGGAGTATTTCTCCCGTGCTTTAGCGGAGGATGAAGGGCTGCGCAGCGAACTGGATTATACCTGGTACCTGATCAAAAGTATTGATCTCGATGGCACCCAGCTGAATGAAGGCTGGTTTAAAGGCCCGATTACCCTGACAAACTTTACCCGTCACTATTTCCGTCCGGCGGGCTATGAACAGGTAGAATGGAATTTCCCTTTCCACTATAAAAATTATACTTATGATACGCCGATTCCGGAAACCGTTTGCCTGATGAATTTGATTGATAAGATCCAGCCGCAGTTTATGTATTCGCTGCATAATGCAGGCTTCGGCGGAACGTATTGGTATTTGACAAGAGAAATTCCTGAACTGTGGGACAAGCTCTATGCGGCAACAGCCAAGCAGGATATTCCGCTGCATTTGGGCGAGCCGGAGGTTAACTATATCACACCGTTCTCCCAGGCGATCTACCCGATGATCACTTCCAAGGATACTTATGATTACAATGAAAAATTTGGAAAGGTAGCGCCGGAAAAACTGATGTCTACGGGTACCAGCAGCGCGGATTATGCCTTGCAGCAGGGCTATGATACGACGACGCTGGTCACAGAGTTGCCTTATTTCTATGAGCCGCGGATTCAGAGTGACAAGCTGATGGATTTCTCACGCCGGGAAGCTGCCTTAAAAGGCCGTGAGATCCTGCATGAAAACCGTAAGGCTGTCAAGGCTTACTATGATCAGATTGCTGACTTGATCAGCGACGACAATGGATTTGCAAAGATGGTCAGCAACGGCTATGAACATTTTGAAGAAGACTATCGTCAGGAATGTGATTTTATCCGCCAGGATCCAAATTATGAAGAACCGTGCAAAGAATCGGAAGCCTTTGATAATCTGGAAATTCCTAAGTATCGTGTCCTGCATCAATGGTCACTGTTAATTCGGGCCTGCGAACATGAGCTGGCTAAAAATCCGACGCCGGAGGCGGCTGCGCGGCTGCAGAGAGTCCATGAGGAAGGCGAAGCTGAATTTGCCAAACGTGCTGAAATTGCGGAAAAAGAACTGCATTATCAGGTCATTCCGATTCGCAAGCTGATTGCCGTTCAGCTTGAAAGCGGCATGCTGGTTGCGGATTATCTGCAGAAAAATCGGTAA
- a CDS encoding ABC transporter substrate-binding protein — translation MKKLLKVLVVCLALALTLAGCGSNNNGGGTNEGGQTDGGNGGIPTDQTLIMVTTQDPQSFNPDFKSDDGAWPINQNIFNRLVKLGSKTSINLDLAESYEFSEDGLTLTFHLHDGVKWHDGEPFTSADVKWTYDTAIAEKWAKADNLSNIDSIECPDDNTVVMNLKTPDVSIIAKLAWYGTFIMPKHIYEGTDTATNPANQNPIGTGPFKFVEYKAGQYVTLERNEDFWGDKAIAKTLKFAIINDDNTLWEAFMNGEVDDLCNMIPAAHDGELDGNPDYVFYEEMGINRTYVTFNLADERFQDPRIREAFALAIDNQGCWDRTMAAGEPSKYMISHAFTEYLDEDSKLPERNVEKAMQLLEEAGLTKDADGYYMHITLDAFESGNWKDLAAVIQQNVKEAGIDLKINMMEMAAWQDKVQINKNFEMTMLAGYQGPDIAGVSGRVETGASMNIGGYSNPELDALLAKGVTLSNKEERIECYKEIQKIMRADLPIIPIIDNGYKYAIKKEMKGMPIELFDKAASSEYTYTYRAE, via the coding sequence ATGAAAAAACTGCTTAAAGTTTTAGTCGTGTGTCTGGCTCTGGCTTTGACGCTGGCTGGTTGTGGATCGAACAACAACGGCGGCGGAACTAACGAAGGCGGACAGACAGACGGCGGAAATGGCGGAATTCCTACGGATCAGACTTTGATCATGGTCACCACACAGGATCCGCAGAGCTTCAACCCGGATTTTAAGTCCGATGACGGCGCGTGGCCGATCAACCAGAACATTTTCAACCGTCTGGTTAAATTAGGCTCTAAAACTTCGATTAATTTAGACTTGGCTGAGTCTTATGAATTCAGCGAAGACGGCTTGACGCTGACATTCCATCTGCATGATGGTGTAAAGTGGCATGATGGCGAACCGTTTACTTCTGCAGATGTTAAATGGACGTATGATACTGCAATCGCTGAAAAATGGGCAAAAGCGGACAATCTGTCGAACATTGACAGCATTGAATGCCCAGATGACAACACAGTTGTCATGAACTTAAAGACTCCGGACGTTTCGATTATTGCGAAGTTAGCTTGGTATGGTACATTCATTATGCCGAAGCATATCTATGAAGGTACAGATACAGCAACGAACCCAGCGAACCAGAACCCAATCGGAACTGGACCATTCAAGTTCGTTGAATACAAAGCGGGTCAGTATGTTACTTTGGAACGCAATGAAGATTTCTGGGGCGACAAGGCAATTGCCAAGACGCTGAAGTTTGCGATCATCAATGATGATAATACATTGTGGGAAGCTTTCATGAATGGCGAAGTCGACGATCTGTGCAACATGATCCCGGCAGCTCATGATGGCGAACTGGATGGCAATCCAGATTATGTTTTCTACGAAGAAATGGGCATCAACCGTACTTATGTCACATTTAATTTAGCTGACGAACGTTTCCAGGATCCACGTATCCGTGAAGCCTTCGCCTTAGCGATTGATAACCAGGGCTGCTGGGACAGAACCATGGCTGCTGGCGAACCTTCTAAATACATGATTTCTCATGCTTTCACAGAATATCTGGATGAAGATTCCAAACTTCCTGAAAGAAATGTTGAAAAAGCAATGCAATTGCTGGAAGAAGCGGGTTTAACAAAAGATGCTGACGGCTACTATATGCATATTACATTAGATGCCTTTGAAAGCGGAAACTGGAAAGATCTGGCTGCGGTCATTCAGCAGAATGTTAAAGAAGCTGGAATTGATCTGAAGATCAACATGATGGAAATGGCGGCTTGGCAGGATAAAGTTCAGATCAATAAGAACTTTGAAATGACGATGCTGGCAGGCTACCAGGGACCAGATATCGCTGGTGTATCCGGACGTGTAGAAACAGGTGCGTCGATGAATATTGGCGGCTATTCCAATCCTGAATTGGATGCTTTATTAGCAAAGGGTGTAACTCTGTCTAATAAAGAAGAAAGAATCGAATGCTACAAAGAAATTCAGAAGATCATGCGTGCTGACCTGCCGATTATCCCAATTATCGACAATGGTTATAAATATGCGATCAAGAAGGAAATGAAGGGCATGCCGATTGAATTGTTTGATAAGGCAGCTTCTTCGGAATACACTTACACATACCGCGCTGAATAA
- a CDS encoding ABC transporter substrate-binding protein: protein MKKCFKILAALLSAALFLGGCQSGGDNPSQTADSGTDKTETIGTFITAVQGDPSSFNPDMKSDDYLWPMAQNIFNRLYKLAPGDVPIPDLATSYEWSDDNMTLTFHLRDGVKWHDGEPLTSKDVKWTYDTIIEEKWNKSDTFVNVDTIEAPDDLTVVFNMKNPDAGLVPLLAWYSTFILPEHIWNDPQYPDFSKNPAMQKPIGSGPFKFVEYKSGQSVTLERNEDFFNGAPEIERLVYQIMPDLNTTLEAFKNGEIDYIVSLPTANLHDFDNDPNYEVFSFLSINRTYLTFNMEKEPFNNPKLRQAVAYAIDRQAIVDRMGNGVSALPEYFISPLFTEYLNDDYKLPERDIAKAQALMEECGLKKNADGYYMTVTLDAFESGNFKDVAAIVQSSLKEAGIKVDLNMMEYAAWGDQVKQGRNFSMTMLAGYQGPDISGIYMRVGINGSNNFTGYASNAMEAALEKGAQNSDPAVRKEAYDEVQRLMSEDMPIVLLLDNGQVIPVKAKFDGTPYQVPDKAATNELTYVTLKK, encoded by the coding sequence ATGAAAAAATGCTTTAAAATTCTAGCAGCTTTACTCAGTGCGGCACTCTTCTTAGGTGGATGTCAGAGCGGTGGGGATAATCCATCTCAAACGGCAGATTCAGGGACAGATAAGACAGAAACCATCGGTACGTTTATCACGGCTGTTCAGGGTGATCCATCCAGTTTTAATCCGGATATGAAATCCGATGACTATCTATGGCCAATGGCGCAAAATATATTTAATCGCTTATATAAATTAGCGCCGGGAGATGTCCCAATTCCAGATTTGGCGACCTCCTATGAATGGAGCGATGACAATATGACATTGACATTCCATCTGCGTGATGGCGTGAAATGGCATGATGGTGAACCACTGACTTCCAAGGATGTTAAATGGACTTATGACACCATTATTGAAGAAAAGTGGAATAAATCAGATACGTTCGTTAATGTCGATACAATTGAAGCTCCGGATGATTTGACCGTCGTCTTCAATATGAAAAATCCAGATGCAGGACTTGTTCCGTTATTGGCTTGGTATTCAACATTTATTCTTCCGGAACATATTTGGAATGATCCGCAGTATCCGGATTTCTCAAAGAACCCGGCAATGCAGAAACCAATTGGATCAGGGCCGTTTAAGTTTGTTGAATACAAGAGTGGACAAAGTGTAACCCTGGAACGCAATGAAGATTTCTTCAATGGCGCACCGGAAATCGAACGCTTGGTTTATCAGATTATGCCGGATTTAAATACAACGCTGGAAGCCTTTAAAAATGGAGAAATTGACTATATCGTAAGTCTTCCGACGGCGAATCTGCATGATTTTGATAATGATCCAAATTATGAAGTTTTCTCATTCTTAAGTATTAACAGAACCTATCTGACCTTCAACATGGAAAAAGAACCATTCAACAATCCGAAGCTGCGTCAGGCAGTGGCTTATGCCATTGATCGTCAGGCCATCGTTGACCGTATGGGCAATGGTGTCAGTGCTCTGCCGGAATATTTTATCTCTCCGTTGTTTACGGAATATCTGAATGATGATTACAAACTTCCGGAACGGGATATTGCCAAAGCTCAGGCCTTAATGGAAGAATGCGGGCTGAAGAAAAATGCGGATGGTTACTATATGACAGTAACTTTAGATGCATTTGAAAGCGGCAACTTCAAGGATGTTGCGGCAATTGTTCAGTCCAGCTTGAAAGAAGCTGGAATTAAGGTTGATCTGAATATGATGGAATATGCCGCATGGGGCGATCAGGTAAAACAGGGACGTAATTTCAGTATGACGATGCTGGCAGGCTACCAGGGGCCAGATATTTCTGGAATTTATATGCGTGTCGGAATTAACGGCTCGAATAACTTTACCGGCTATGCCAGCAATGCAATGGAAGCAGCTTTGGAAAAGGGCGCGCAAAACTCTGATCCGGCAGTTCGTAAAGAGGCTTATGATGAAGTTCAGCGGCTGATGAGCGAGGATATGCCAATTGTATTATTATTGGACAACGGACAGGTAATTCCAGTCAAGGCAAAATTTGACGGAACACCTTATCAGGTTCCTGATAAAGCAGCGACCAACGAACTCACTTACGTAACACTAAAAAAATAA
- a CDS encoding ABC transporter substrate-binding protein, translating to MKRLIKVLLVTLALLLPLTACSGGNQGKDNNSGEPTLSDDTLMAVLSGDPTSFHPDFKSDDNAWPVNQNLFNRLVKLNAYDQVLPDLAETWEWNEDSTQVTFHLHEGVKWHDGEPFTSEDVKWTYDTLIAEKWNKSDSFASVDSIECPDENTVVMNLKYPDVSLIAKLSWYGTFIMPKHLYEGTDTATNEYNMKPVGTGPFKFVEFQKGVQVVMERNEDYWGDKAKVARVIYSILPDPTTALQAFINGEVDYYTAIPTQNANDFDNDPNYEVYPVIGMNRSYIAVNIESERFKDVRVRQAIAYGIDRQMIWDRCAGGTGAIANTFIAPNTGFADENYQMPQRDVAKAQQLLEDAGFTKDANGIYFSTEMKFFDSGYFKDAATIIQNNLKEVGIDLKLTMMEYAAWGDTVKLNHDFEMSMSAGYQGPDVSGVSGRVGTGTSMNFMGYSNPEMDALLEKGVQVSDETERKAVYSEVQRIMSEDMPIILFMDNGSKIPVKKILKGTPYQEPTRASSSELTYVEFVSGE from the coding sequence ATGAAAAGACTGATTAAAGTACTTTTGGTGACCTTGGCATTATTATTGCCTCTGACAGCCTGCTCCGGCGGAAATCAGGGCAAGGATAATAATTCTGGGGAACCAACATTATCTGATGATACGCTGATGGCTGTATTGTCAGGAGATCCGACCAGCTTTCATCCGGATTTTAAGTCTGATGACAATGCATGGCCTGTCAACCAGAACCTGTTTAACCGTTTAGTGAAGCTGAATGCTTATGATCAGGTTCTGCCAGATTTGGCAGAAACCTGGGAGTGGAACGAGGACAGCACGCAGGTTACTTTCCATCTCCACGAAGGCGTAAAATGGCATGACGGCGAACCCTTTACATCCGAAGATGTCAAGTGGACGTATGATACGCTGATCGCTGAAAAGTGGAATAAAAGTGACAGTTTTGCTTCAGTAGATTCAATTGAATGTCCGGATGAGAATACCGTTGTCATGAATTTAAAGTATCCGGATGTTTCCTTAATTGCGAAGCTTTCCTGGTATGGCACGTTCATCATGCCGAAGCATTTATATGAAGGCACGGATACGGCAACCAATGAATACAACATGAAACCAGTTGGAACAGGGCCGTTTAAGTTTGTTGAATTCCAGAAGGGTGTTCAGGTTGTCATGGAACGGAATGAGGACTACTGGGGTGATAAAGCTAAAGTAGCAAGAGTTATTTACTCTATTCTTCCGGATCCAACCACAGCTTTGCAGGCATTTATTAATGGCGAAGTGGATTACTACACAGCCATTCCTACCCAGAATGCCAATGATTTTGACAACGATCCGAACTATGAAGTTTATCCAGTCATCGGAATGAATCGTTCCTATATTGCAGTCAATATTGAGAGTGAACGGTTTAAGGATGTACGGGTTCGTCAGGCGATTGCCTACGGCATTGACCGTCAGATGATTTGGGATCGCTGTGCCGGCGGAACTGGAGCGATCGCGAATACATTCATTGCGCCGAATACCGGTTTTGCGGATGAAAACTATCAGATGCCGCAGCGCGATGTTGCCAAAGCTCAGCAGCTGTTAGAAGACGCTGGCTTTACTAAAGATGCCAATGGTATCTATTTCTCGACGGAAATGAAATTCTTTGACAGCGGCTACTTCAAGGATGCAGCCACGATCATTCAGAATAACTTGAAAGAAGTGGGAATTGATCTTAAGTTAACGATGATGGAATATGCCGCTTGGGGCGATACTGTAAAATTGAATCATGATTTTGAAATGTCAATGTCCGCAGGTTATCAGGGACCGGATGTATCCGGTGTCTCCGGGCGTGTAGGTACAGGCACTTCGATGAATTTCATGGGATATTCCAATCCGGAAATGGACGCACTGTTGGAAAAAGGGGTTCAGGTATCGGATGAAACAGAAAGAAAAGCTGTTTACAGCGAAGTTCAGCGAATTATGAGTGAAGATATGCCAATCATTCTCTTCATGGATAACGGATCTAAAATTCCGGTGAAGAAAATTCTGAAAGGCACACCATACCAGGAGCCAACAAGAGCCTCCTCGTCAGAATTAACGTATGTAGAATTTGTTTCTGGAGAATAG
- a CDS encoding ABC transporter substrate-binding protein, which produces MKKLPKLLTALLIACLALAGCGTNEKPDNNGDGSGDTPAQDVLIYAVQGDPQSFNPDMKSDDYAYSANQNIYSRLVKLNANDQILPDLAESWEFSEDGLTLTFHLHEGVKWHDGEPFTSADVKWTLDTMKEQKWTKSDSVASVTSIECPDDNTVVLNLSQRDVAIVAKLGWYATFIMPEHIWNDPQYSDFVSNPATWNPVGTGPYKFEKYEAGVGTTLVKNEEYFGGAPIIEKLIFQVIPDSTTAYQSLLNGEVDYLGMSIPTANKHELDNDPNYKHFHYLSINRTYITFNMETSIFKDARLRQAVAMGVDRQGIYNRVANDTGALAEYFISPLWEGKYLDKQYTMPARDVEAAKALIEDAGYTLRDDGFYFDMTMDIFESGNFKDIAQIVKENLKEIGINVTLNIMEMAAWQDKVVTNSNFDMTMLAGYQGPDVSGISGRVASNGGTNVGLYNNPEMDAALQAGVETADDAERAKAYSEVQRIMSEDMPMVFLFENGDCLPVAANLDGTPRDVPDLAAANEFAYANYK; this is translated from the coding sequence ATGAAGAAATTACCTAAATTGCTGACAGCTCTGCTGATTGCTTGCTTGGCGTTGGCAGGATGCGGCACGAATGAAAAACCAGACAACAACGGCGATGGTTCGGGGGATACACCGGCTCAGGACGTCTTGATTTATGCAGTTCAGGGGGATCCGCAGAGTTTCAATCCGGATATGAAGTCGGATGATTATGCTTACAGTGCAAATCAGAATATCTACAGCCGTCTGGTAAAGTTAAATGCCAATGATCAAATTCTGCCGGACCTGGCAGAAAGCTGGGAATTCTCGGAAGATGGGCTGACATTAACCTTCCATTTACATGAAGGTGTGAAGTGGCATGACGGTGAACCGTTTACTTCGGCTGATGTCAAGTGGACATTGGATACGATGAAAGAACAGAAATGGACTAAGTCAGATTCAGTGGCTTCAGTGACTTCGATTGAATGTCCGGATGATAATACCGTTGTCCTGAATCTGAGTCAGCGTGATGTAGCGATTGTTGCGAAATTAGGCTGGTACGCAACGTTTATCATGCCGGAGCATATCTGGAATGATCCGCAGTACAGTGATTTTGTATCCAACCCGGCAACTTGGAATCCAGTTGGAACCGGTCCGTATAAATTTGAAAAATATGAAGCGGGTGTTGGAACAACGCTGGTTAAAAATGAAGAATATTTTGGCGGGGCGCCAATTATTGAAAAGCTGATTTTCCAGGTCATTCCGGATTCAACCACAGCTTATCAATCTTTACTGAATGGTGAAGTTGATTATTTGGGTATGTCGATTCCTACGGCGAATAAGCACGAGCTGGATAACGATCCGAATTATAAGCATTTCCACTATCTGTCGATTAACAGAACTTATATTACCTTCAATATGGAAACCAGTATCTTTAAAGATGCTCGGCTGCGTCAGGCTGTCGCTATGGGTGTTGATCGTCAGGGCATTTACAACCGTGTTGCTAATGATACCGGCGCGTTAGCAGAATACTTCATTTCCCCATTATGGGAAGGCAAGTATCTGGATAAGCAGTATACGATGCCGGCGCGTGATGTGGAAGCCGCTAAAGCTTTAATTGAAGATGCTGGGTATACATTACGGGATGATGGATTCTATTTTGATATGACAATGGATATCTTCGAAAGCGGAAACTTTAAGGATATTGCCCAGATTGTCAAAGAAAATCTGAAAGAGATCGGCATCAACGTGACCTTGAATATCATGGAAATGGCAGCTTGGCAGGACAAAGTTGTTACTAATTCCAACTTTGATATGACGATGCTGGCCGGCTATCAGGGACCAGATGTCTCAGGTATATCTGGACGTGTCGCGTCAAATGGCGGCACCAATGTTGGCCTGTATAACAACCCAGAGATGGATGCTGCGCTGCAGGCAGGCGTTGAAACTGCGGATGATGCTGAGCGGGCAAAGGCCTACAGTGAAGTTCAGCGGATAATGAGCGAAGATATGCCGATGGTCTTCCTGTTTGAAAACGGGGACTGTCTGCCAGTCGCTGCGAATTTAGACGGTACGCCGCGAGATGTTCCTGATCTTGCAGCAGCGAATGAATTTGCTTACGCGAATTACAAATAA
- a CDS encoding GNAT family N-acetyltransferase: MLLETPRLILRPWQMTDLEDLYTLAKNPHVGPRAGWRPHQSREESRLILSRMITAPDVFAIVLRQNDKVIGMISAGVDSSRRNLAAKSIGCALNEDYWNHGYMSEAVNRMIQYLFADPGTELIAMDHFTDNPGSRRVIEKNGFQYEGTMRQKFRLFNGEVKDCLCYSLTRAEFEAQTVSKDKD, from the coding sequence ATGCTCCTAGAAACACCAAGATTAATTCTTCGACCCTGGCAAATGACTGATTTGGAGGATCTGTACACGCTGGCAAAGAACCCGCATGTCGGACCGAGGGCAGGTTGGCGGCCGCATCAAAGCCGTGAGGAAAGCCGATTGATTTTGAGCCGGATGATCACGGCGCCGGATGTGTTTGCTATCGTTTTAAGGCAAAATGACAAAGTCATTGGAATGATCAGCGCCGGTGTGGATTCATCACGAAGAAATTTAGCTGCGAAATCCATCGGCTGCGCGCTGAATGAGGACTATTGGAATCATGGTTATATGAGTGAAGCTGTAAACAGGATGATTCAATATCTCTTTGCGGATCCTGGGACGGAACTGATTGCCATGGATCATTTTACGGATAATCCTGGCTCTCGGCGCGTCATTGAAAAGAACGGTTTTCAGTATGAAGGGACAATGCGGCAGAAATTTCGACTGTTTAACGGCGAAGTGAAGGACTGTTTGTGTTATTCGTTAACGCGGGCTGAATTTGAAGCTCAGACTGTTTCCAAAGATAAAGACTAA
- a CDS encoding alpha/beta hydrolase family protein, producing the protein MKKVQIQDFMDYRYLGSLQVSPDQQHAVFTVITADLEGDKYPGNLYLLDLQTKQTRQLTSGNEEKKAIWWDKDTLVFTGCRDPKLKEKTAEGESMTVFYKLNIHGGEAIEWFRLAMPVGSFQKVNDNQLILSVAYRADGMNDFECKSDDEKKKWKEERDSHKDYEWFDEIPFWANGQGITNMKRSRLYLLELDSKKTTPISEPSANASISHIQGNKLLYISNPMNSVREIPSSLHQFDCTTKQDLTLIPDHEVNVSWAFYIKHKIIAAISDFKEYGYHQHATLFVVEEDQQRTRLVHYDNSYGASLGSDCIQQFGTAVKAYKDKIYFSCTDENDGCMKCFDENGQLQRLSGYHGGIEDFEVTDEGIIFIGLRDQKLQEIYFLKDESETQLTHFNSDYHANTAVSPIEKIEFYNDGIRHEGFVIKPADFDVNKKYPGILEIHGGPKGTFGPVINHEMQVFAANGYFVFYCNPRGSDSRGNAFADIRGRFGKEDYSDLMTFTDAVLAKYPQLDGERLGVTGSSYGGYMSNWIITQTDRFKAAIPEASISNYVTKFLCTDIGFTYNMDNQAATPWSDVGLVWEQSPLKYADRVKTPTMFIHSDQDYRCWIAEPIQMFYALKLHGVETRFLLFHGEHHGLPIFGKPTHRIQRLTAMVEWFDKHCK; encoded by the coding sequence ATGAAAAAAGTACAGATTCAAGATTTTATGGATTATCGCTATCTGGGCAGTCTGCAGGTCAGCCCGGATCAGCAGCACGCAGTATTTACCGTCATCACCGCAGATCTGGAGGGGGACAAATATCCCGGCAACTTGTATCTTCTGGATCTGCAAACAAAACAGACCCGCCAGCTGACATCCGGCAATGAAGAGAAAAAAGCAATTTGGTGGGACAAGGATACGCTTGTATTCACTGGCTGCCGAGATCCAAAATTAAAGGAGAAAACCGCGGAAGGCGAAAGCATGACGGTTTTTTACAAGCTGAACATTCATGGTGGTGAAGCCATAGAATGGTTCCGGCTGGCCATGCCGGTCGGCAGTTTCCAGAAGGTCAATGACAACCAGCTGATTTTGTCTGTCGCTTATCGTGCAGACGGCATGAACGACTTTGAATGCAAGAGTGACGATGAGAAAAAGAAATGGAAAGAAGAACGCGATTCTCACAAAGACTATGAATGGTTTGATGAAATACCATTCTGGGCGAACGGACAGGGCATCACCAATATGAAGCGCTCACGCCTGTATTTATTGGAGCTGGACAGCAAGAAGACCACTCCGATCTCCGAGCCGTCAGCCAATGCCTCCATTTCGCACATCCAGGGCAACAAGCTTCTTTATATCAGCAATCCGATGAATTCGGTCCGTGAGATTCCAAGCTCGCTGCACCAGTTTGACTGCACAACAAAGCAGGATCTGACACTGATTCCGGATCATGAGGTGAATGTCAGCTGGGCTTTCTATATCAAACATAAGATCATTGCCGCAATCTCTGATTTCAAAGAATACGGCTACCATCAGCATGCTACTTTGTTTGTCGTAGAAGAAGATCAGCAGCGTACCCGTCTGGTTCATTATGACAATTCCTACGGGGCTTCACTGGGTTCTGACTGCATCCAGCAGTTTGGCACCGCGGTAAAAGCCTATAAGGATAAAATCTATTTCAGCTGTACGGATGAAAACGATGGCTGCATGAAATGCTTCGATGAAAACGGTCAGCTGCAGCGGTTGTCCGGCTATCATGGCGGCATTGAAGACTTTGAAGTCACCGATGAAGGCATCATTTTCATTGGTCTGCGTGATCAGAAGCTGCAGGAAATTTATTTCCTTAAAGATGAATCAGAGACGCAGCTGACCCATTTCAACAGTGATTATCATGCCAACACTGCCGTCTCCCCGATTGAAAAAATTGAATTCTACAATGACGGCATCCGGCATGAGGGCTTTGTGATTAAACCGGCAGACTTCGATGTGAATAAGAAATATCCGGGGATTTTAGAAATTCACGGCGGACCCAAAGGGACCTTCGGTCCTGTTATCAATCATGAAATGCAGGTCTTTGCGGCTAATGGTTACTTTGTCTTCTACTGCAACCCCCGCGGCTCCGATTCCCGCGGCAATGCCTTTGCCGATATCCGCGGCCGTTTCGGCAAAGAGGATTACAGTGATCTGATGACCTTTACGGATGCGGTATTGGCAAAATATCCGCAGCTGGATGGGGAACGCTTAGGTGTTACCGGAAGCAGCTACGGCGGTTACATGAGCAACTGGATCATTACCCAAACGGATCGGTTTAAGGCCGCAATCCCGGAAGCTTCGATCTCCAACTATGTCACCAAATTCTTATGTACGGATATCGGCTTCACTTACAACATGGACAACCAGGCTGCAACGCCTTGGTCAGATGTCGGCTTAGTTTGGGAACAGTCCCCGCTAAAATATGCGGATCGAGTGAAAACACCGACAATGTTCATTCATTCCGATCAGGATTATCGCTGCTGGATCGCCGAACCGATTCAAATGTTCTATGCCCTGAAACTGCATGGAGTGGAAACCCGCTTCCTGTTGTTCCATGGCGAACATCATGGATTGCCGATCTTTGGCAAGCCAACCCATCGCATTCAGCGTTTAACAGCGATGGTGGAATGGTTCGACAAACATTGTAAATAA